The Halomicrobium zhouii region GCTCGCCCAGGAGTACGGCGTCCTCGCGTTCGGTATCGAGGGTGCACGGCGGTGGGTCGATTCGGACGTTCCGGTCAAGCGCGTCGAGATCGACGACTTCGTCCCTCACGGCAGCGTGCTGGCGCCGGGCGTCGTCGACGCCAGCGACGACATCCGCGTCGGCGACGACGTGGTCGTCGAGGGCCCCTCCGCCTTCGCCGTCGGCCGCGCCGAGATGTCCGGCCCGGAGATGGCCGAATCGACGCGCGGCGTCGCCTGCGAGGTGCGCCACGGCGAGGAAAAGTAGCGACAGAGGACAGGTTCCGGATACTCGAATCGACCACCGGATAATCAGATCCAGCTGTCGTGACCACGGACGAAACCTATAGCCACTTGTCCTGCAGCCACGCCGTTCCGGCACCGGCAACGGCGGCAAGAGGGGTGGAGACGACACCAGCGAAGAGAAGTCCCATTATCGTGACAAACAACCCTTGGGTCAGGGCGGCGTCGAGATCCATCAGTTCGGTCAGTGCGACTCCGTCAGCCCCTGGTTCGATATTCAATTCGACGAACAAGTGGATCTGGATCAGCACCGCCCAGACGACGTTCAAGAGGCCGTTTGTGAAGTGTGAAAAGAAACCGACGAGCGCACCGACGATGGCACCTTGCCGGACCGTCACCAGTTCGGGAGTATTGACAGCGACGTACCAAGCGAGAAATCCCGTAACGGCGACCGAAACAGTAACCAGCCCGGGGACAAACGTGAGGTACACGATATCGAACGGGATTCCGAGCATACCGAAGACGCCACTCGCGAGGAGTGCGCGAGTCGTTCGCGGATCCAGCGATCCCTTCACAGTAGCTACCGTGACGTGCGATGTTGAGATAATGAGTGTTCCTCTTCGCAGCAGAGAACTGCCTAGTTACAGCAGTGGGTCTCACTCGGGAGACGCTCGCCGCCCGCATGTGGTGGAACGACCAAGAGGTCCCGGCCACGCCGTCCGCGATAGTTCCGAAGCCCGATGTCGGGCCCTCACTCCGCGCCGTCCGCCGCGGCGGCCCCGTCGGTCTCGTCGGCGCCCCCCTCGACGTCGCCGAGCAGTTCCTCGGCCCGGTCCCGGTCCTCGGGGTAGCCGACGTCCATCCGCCAGCCGTCCATCCGGATGGCGTCGATGGTGCGTCCGCTCTTGATCAGGAGGTCGACGGCGTCCGAAATCTCGTACTCGCCCCGGTTCGACGGCTGGACGAGGTGGCAGGCGTGGAGGATCGCCGGCGTGAACGTGTAGAAGCCCGTCATCACCAGGTTCGACGGCGGGTCCTCGGGCTTCTCGACGACGTCGACGATCTCGCCGTACTTGTTGGTGTCACAGACCCCGTAGCGCGAGGCCTCGTCCCACGGCACTTCCTCGACGAGGAAGGCGGCGTCGGCGCGGTCCTCGCGCTGGCGATTCAGGACGTCCTGGAGGTTCGCCTCGAAGATGTTGTCGCCCAGCATCAGCATGAAGTCGCCGTCGATGTGCTCCTCGACGGTGAGCAGGGCGTGGGCCAGCCCCTTCTGTTCGCGCTGGTGGGCGTAGGTGATGGGCACGCCCTGGAACTCGTCGTCGTAGTGGCTGATGATGACCTCTTTCTTGTAGCCGACGACGACGAGGAGTTCGTCGGCGCCCAGATCGACGAGCTGTTCGAAACAGTGGGTTAGGATGGGCTTTCCGTCGACTTCGACCATCCCCTTCGGCTTGTCTTCCGTGAGCGGGCGCAGGCGAGTGCCTTCCCCCGCGGCGAGGACCACAGCTTGCATGTTCCCACAGTGGACCGCAAGCCGGTAAAACTCTTGTCGATGCTCTGTCCCGTCGGCACCGCCGACGGCCGGTCGCAGGCGGCCGACGCGAGCGCAGTCGGCAGTACAAACCGAATTATCAAGTCCGGTCCCTGTCAACCACCGCCCATGAACGTCAGCATCGTCGGGAGCGGGTACGTCGGCACGACACTCGCGGCCTGTCTCGCCGACCTGGGGCACGAGGTCGTCAACGTCGACGTCGACGAGGACGTCGTCGCCACCATCAACGACGGCGAGGCACCGATCCACGAGCCCGGCCTCGACGAACTGCTCGAAGAGTGCGCCGGCGACCGACTCCGGGCGACGACGGACTACGACGCCATCCGCGAGACGGACGTCACCTTTCTCGCGCTGCCCACGCCCTCGCGCGAGGACGGCAGTATCGATCTGTCGATCATGGAGGCTGCCGCCGAATCGCTCGGGGAGGTCTTGGACGACAAAGACGGACACCTCGTCGTCGTCAAGAGCACGGTTATCCCGGGCAGCACCGACGAGAGCGTCGTCCCGGCCATCGAGGCCGGCGGCGACCTCACCCGCGGCGAGGAGTTCGAAGTCGCGATGAACCCCGAGTTCCTCCGGATGGGCACCGCCGTCGACGACTTCACCGACCCCGACAAGATCGTCTTCGGCGCCGACGAGGAGAGCGCGTACGACGCCCTCGACGCCGTCTACGAGCCCCTCGTCGAGCAGACCGGCGCCCCCGTCGTCCGGACCGGCATCCGCGAGGCGGAGATGATCAAGTACGCCAACAACGCCTTCCTCGCCTCGAAGGTCAGCCTCGTCAACGACCTGGGGAACGTCTGCAAGGAGTACGACGTCGACGCCTACGAGGTGGCCGACGCCATCGGCCTCGACGACCGCATCGGCGAACGATTCCTCCGCTCCGGTCTGGGGTGGGGAGGAAGCTGCTTTCCAAAAGACGTCGACGCCATCAGAGCCGCTGCGCGGGACGTAGGGTACGAGCCTGCGGTCCTCGACGCCGCCGTCGAGGTCAACGACGCCCAGCCCGAGCGCCTGCTCTCCCTGCTCGACGACCACGTCGACGTCGCCGGGAAGCGCGTGGCCGTCCTCGGCCTCTCGTTCAAGCCCGGCACCGACGACGTTCGGGGCACGCGCGCGATTCCGGTCATCGAGGGCCTGCGCGAGCGCGGCGCCGACGTCGTCGCCTACGACCCCGTCGCCGTGGAGTCGCTGCGCGAGTACGCGCCCGAGGTGGAGTTCGAGGCCGCCGACAGCGCCGCCGAGGCGCTGGAGGGCGCCCACGGGGCCGTCGTCGCCACCGACTGGGACGAGTTCGCCGCCCTCGACCATGAGTTCGACGCGATGGCCGAGCCCGTGGTGGTGGACGGTCGGCATATCGTCGAGCGGCGAGATGGAATTACGTACGAGGGACTGACCTGGTAAGGTGGAAGAGGAGAGTATAAATCGCGAGATTTAGTTACGAGACGGGAGGTTTACGCTTCTGGTTTGAAGCTGTCATAATATTGATCGTGCTCGCCGACGTCGTTCGTCACGATCAGGTCGAACGTGTAAACATAGGGAGTATCCCAGTTCTCTTCCACGACTTCACCCGTACGGTGAAGTGTATCGACTTTTTCGTCGTCGTAATTGTACTTCCGTATCTCCCACTCGTAGCTTTCGATGCTGCCCACCGGCGTCGTCGACTCGCTGGCGTCGAGTGTGATTGGATTCGGCGGCGAGATCTCTTCGGGGTAGACGTTAGCGACAGCGTTTGGCGTGGCATCGATAGGCGAGACCGTGACAGAATCCCGGTCCGTATTGCCGTTTGCATCTGTCACTTCCAGACCGACTGTCCACGGATTGTTGGAGAAACTCTCCTCGTACGTTTCACCCGTAGCACTCGGCCTGTTCTGTTCGAATAGCGGTGTCGTGTTATCCGTGTATTCCTCGTCCTCTTTGAGATACCAATCGTAGCTGACGATTTCTCCGCCAGCCACACTTGATCCACTCGCGTCGAACGTGATCGGGTTATAAACCGGATCCTGCGGAGAGTACTCTATATTTGCGACCGGTTCGGTTTCGACGGGCGTGAACGTGACCGTCTCCGTGGCCGTGTTGCCGGCAGAGTTCGTCACTTCGAGTTTGACCGACCAGGTCGTGCCCGACTCGAAACTATCCTCGTACGTTTCGGATTCCAGGACGTATTCGAACATCCCGTCGGAGTCCGGCTCCCCTTGCTTGTGATACCATTCGTAGCTCTCTATCTCTCCTTCCGGCGTACTCGAACCACTCCCGTCGAACGAGATAGGATTGGCGACCGGGTCCTGTGGGGAGTACTCGATGTTCGCCACCGGGTCACCGGTCTCGCCACCACTGTCATCACCGCTTCCCTCGATCGTCCCTTCTTTCGCGACGTCCTCGACCTCGCCGTCACTGAACTTCGCGAAGAGGCCCGCCGAGTAGGTCCCGGTCTGCTCGAACGTGACCGTCACTGACTGCCCCGATTTCCGCACCATCGTCCCGTCGGGTCGCGCGATGAACCACCGCCACTCGTCGACGAAGGCCGCGTTCCCGGTGAACGTCGTTTCCTCGCCGACGGTCGGCGGGTCGGGGTCGACGGAGATAGACAGCCCACCTGACTGCGCACTTGCCATGCCGCTCGTTCCGAGCAGCACACCAGCAGCCGTTCCGAAGGTAGCGAGTGCGCCGCGTCGTGTGCTCGATCCGATTCCAACTCCATCATCTGTCTCCTGGTTGTTATCTACCATCGGATTTGATTATAATTAGACACAACTTAAACTTATGTGATAACGTTAGAATGCTAGAATGTTAGTGTACCTTCTTGCAGTGGGGCGTAGTCAGTGAAACTCACGCAGTCCCGAAGGCGACGACAGTCCGACCGACAGAGGCCAGAGTGACAAGCGAGTAGCGACGAGCCGCCGGACCGGGCCGGTTTTACGCGTGCGGTGCCCAGAACCTGCCAATGAGTACGCCCAGTCCCGAAGTCTACGAGCAGGGCAAGGGCATGGACGCCCACAACCAGGCGATGCGGGAGTTCCGCTCGCGCAACGACGCGTCCTACGACCCCCGCGAGCCCACGCGCGTCTGGCTGGACGAGGACAACACGCCCGACGGCGTCTACCAGAGCCTGACGATCATCCTCAACACCGGCGGTTGCCGGTGGGCCCGCGCCGGCGGCTGCACGATGTGTGGTTACGTCGCCGAGAGCGTCGAGGGCGGTAGCGTCGCTCACGAGGACCTGATGGCCCAGGTCCGGCACTGCCTCGACCACGAAGCGGAGAACGCCGACGAGCAGGCCGGCCTCATCAAGATCTACACCTCCGGGAGCTTCCTCGACGAGCGCGAGGTGCCCGCCGAGACCCGGAAAGCGATCGCCGAGACGTTCGCTGACAGGGATCGAATCGTCGTCGAGTCGCTCCCCGACTTCGTCTCCGAGGAGAAGGTCGCCGACTTCGTGGACAACGGCCTCGAAACCGACGTCGCCGTCGGCCTGGAGACCGCCACCGACAGAGTTCGCCGGGACTGCGTGAACAAGTACTTCGAGTTCGCGGACTTCGAGGACGCGGCCGCGGCCGCCCAGCGCGCCGGCGGCGGCGTGAAGGCCTACCTCCTGATGAAGCCGCCCTTCCTCAGCGAGTCCGAAGCCGTCGAAGACATGAAGCGGTCCGTCCGCCGCTGTGCCGACGTCGAGGGGTGCCACACCGTCTCGATGAACCCCTGCAACGTCCAGAACTACACGATGGTCGCCGAACTCTATCACGACGGCGGCTACCGCCCGCCGTGGCTCTGGTCGGTCTGTGACGTGCTGGAGTCGACGGCCGACGCCGACGTCATCGTCGTCTCGGACCCCGTCGGCCACGGTAGCGACCGCGGCCCGCACAACTGTGGCGACTGCGACGACCGTGCCCAGCGAGCGATCAAGGACTTCGACCTGCGCCAGGACCCGACCGTCTTCGATCAGGTCGAGTGCGAGTGCGAGCGGACCTGGGAGGTCGTGATGGACCGAGAGACGGGCTACTCGATGCCACTGGCGCGCTAGAAGGGGGCCGAACGCGATCTGAACTGGTGAGGGCAGTTTCACGCCGAGCGGGACAGATCGACGACGCTAGAGACGATGCGTTCGCTGTACTTTCACGGTCTCCAGGCAGAAGTGACTGTCTCGGACGTACGACTCTCGACTGTTCGGTTTCGCTCTTTCGAGAAACAGGGTGACTCACGGACGGCAGGGTGCCGTCGACGCCACGGTAAGGGGTGTGGGTGTGGGTGTGGGGATGTGGCGGTGAGATCGCCTGCGGGATGGCCTACGCGTTGTTCATGCGGGTGCTGGTGGTCGTACCGCAGACCATGCACTCGCTCACCCGATACGGTTCGCGGGAGAATTCCGCGTTCTCGGGCTGGGCACTCTCGGTCAGTATCTCGACGGAGACGTCGTGTGGCGTCGTCCGCTCACAGTTGGAACACGGCTCCGTCATGTCCGGTGCGCTGTTTGTCGCTGCCATCCTGTCCGATTAGAGGCCAGATAGTAGCATAAAAAGGGGGAACCGTTATGCGCCGTTCAGACGGTTTATCGAGGGACGGGGGCCGATTCTGGCAAACGACTGGTTCAGTGGCGCCGAGACTGTTCAGGTCGCGTTCTAATCGTCCAGATCTCCAGAGTAGCTGGTGAACGGCCGGTGGGTTTTTATAGGGGGTTGCTGGCCTGACGCCGAAGCCGTTTAACGGCCCCCGCTGCACCCCCGTGTATGGATCAGGTGTTCGCGCCGTGGCGCATCGAGTGGGTCGAACGTGACGACCCGGACGTCGACGTGGAGTGCGTCTTCTGTGACCTGCCGGCCCGAGAGGACGACCGGGAGAACCGCGTCGTCGCGCGCAACGACCACGCCTACGTGCTGTTGAACAACTACCCGTACAACCCGGGCCACGCGATGGTCATCCCGTTCGACCACACTGGCGACTATCGAGACCTGGACGAGACCACGCTGCTCGGCCACGCGCGACTGAAGCAGCGGACCTTCGACGCACTGGAAGCGGCCCTCGGCCCGGACGCGTTCAACGCGGGGCTCAACCTCGGCGGTGGCGCTGCGGGCGGGTCCATCGACGACCACCTCCACACCCACGTCGTCCCGCGATGGGAGGGTGACACCAACTTCATGCCCGTCGTCAGCGACACGCAGGTCATCGTCGAGGCCATCGCGGACACCTACGAGCGCCTGCACGAGGCCTTCGCCGGGCAGGACGGCGCCGTCGTCGCGGACGAGGACACGGCCGTCGCGTTCGACTGATCGCCCGACGGAGCGTTCGAACCGGGCCGATTTCCAGGATCTGGAAATCACCGGCCGGATCTTTTGGTCACCTGTCCGTCCTCAGCACTGTGCCAATGAGCGACAAATACCCTCCACAGTCGGGTCGGCGGCGGTTCGTCAAGGGAATGGTCGGCAGCGGCGTCGCCTCCGCGGGCGCCACGGGCGGTAGCGTCGTCGCGGACGTGACCACGAACGAGTCGGGTATCGACGCCGGGTCGACCCGGTTCGTCGGCATCGCCAACACCGCCGGGCCGGCCCCGCGCGGGATGCCGCTGATCCCGATCGAAATCGACGACGGCGAGGTGAAGGGCCGGTATCCCGAGACCGTCGAGAAGGAAACGGAGGACGGGAGCACCTACCAGAGCGCCGAGGAGGAACTGGGCGGGCTCACCTACTCCGTCAGGTGGTTCCAGTTCTGCGGCGTCGAGCGCGCAGCAGGGATCCAGCCGACTGCCGACCAGGACGACTTCCTCCGCGCGGGCGGCACCTACAGCTGGCAGGGGGAACTCGACTCCCGCGAGGTACTCCGCGTCGAGCACTTCGACGACTACGAGGAGTGGGGCAACGGCGTCGGGACGGCCGGACTCGGAAAGCCCGCGAAGGCCTACTGGCGCTCCGAGGGCGAGGACGTGACGGACATCCCGGTCATCGTGATGCGGAGCCCGGAGGTGCCGAAGATGATCGCTGGCGAGGGCAAGTACGCGAACCTCTCCGAGTCGGTCCGTACGTTCCTCGACGCCGCCACGGCGAACGGATTCGTCGCCTGGCTCGACAAGTGCACTCACTTCTGCTGTGTCCCGTCGTTCAAGGCCAGCGGGAGCGCGAAGTTCGGCGCCGAGAACAAGGTGTACTGCCAGTGCCACCAGTCGGTGTACGACCCGTTCAGCCCGCGACTGCTCACGTTCGCGGCCAGGCCCCGGCCCGAGCCCTGACGGATCGGCGTCGTAGCGGCGGTGTCGAGGTGGCGCTGTCGAGGCTACGCTTCCGAAGCGGCTTCGTCGCGATGGCGCTGTCGAAGCGGCTTTGTCGGGGGACACGAAACACTCAGTCCCATGTCGCGCCGGGCCGCGCTTCGCCGGGTCGCCCTCGTCATCCTGGCAGCCAACGTCCTGCTCGTCGTCCTCAAGGGCCTGGTCTGGCAGGCGACCGGCAGCCTCGCCGTCGGGTCCGAGGCGGTCAACAGCCTCGCCGACGCGACCTACAGCCTGGTCATCGTCGCGGGCATCTACCTGACGACCCAGCCCCCGGACTTCGAGCACCCCCACGGCCACGAGCGTATCGAGCCCTTCGTCTCGCTGTTCGTCGCCGTCGGCATCTTCGCCGCGGGCGGCGCCATCGTCTGGCAGGCCGCCCAGTCGCTTTTGAGCGGCGACGTCACCGTCTCACGCGGGCCGGCCGCGGTCGCGGTCCTGCTGTTCTCGGCCGCGCTGAAGTACGCACTGTACCGCTACTGCCTCTCTATCGGCACCGAACGCAACTCCCCGGCCGTCGTCGCGACGGCCAAGGACAACCGCAACGACATCCTGACGGCCGCGGCCGCGCTGGTCGGCGTCGTCGGCGCCTCGGCCGGCTTCCCGGTCCTCGACCCCATCGCCGCCATCGTCGTCGCGGTCGGCATCGTCTACACCGGCTACGAGGTGGTTCGGGACAACGTCGACTACCTCGTCGGCGCCGCCCCGCCCGAGGACCTCCGGGGCGAGATCATCCAGCGCGCGCTCGACCACCCCGACGTCGAGGGGGCCCACGACGCCATCGCCCACTACGTCGGCCCGGAGATCGACGTCAGCCTCCACGTCGAGGTCGAGGGCGACAAGACGCTGCGGGAGGCCCACGCCATCGAGTCGGCCGTCGTCCAGGCCATCGAAGACCTGCCGGAGGTCGACGACGCGTTCGTCCACGTCGACCCCAAGGAACTGGGCGAGTGGAAGCGCGACGAGGAGGTCGACCGGTACCTGGTGACCGAGGACGGGGAGGACTGACTCTGGGGACTAGGCGCCGGTAAAGGAGTACAGCACCGCCAGCAGGCCCGCGATGCTGACGGTGAGCGCCGCGAACTGCGCGGTTGCCGCACCGCCGGCGGCGAGCCCGACGGCTTGCTGGACGAGGAAGGAGACGGTCGTGAGCAGCAGGATGCCAACCGCGAGGTACAGCATCGGCCGGCTGTCGTTGCGCCGGTAGCCACGGTACCCCTGGTAGGCGACGAACGCGCCGGCCAGCGCCGTGACCGTCGCGGTGACCGTCGAGAGGCCGACGCCGACGGACTGGAGGGCGACGATCCCGAGCGAGAGCCCGGTCACGGCCGGTCGCCTCCGTGGGTGGCTGTGGATGTGCGGTCGGCGGCAGTGGTTCGGCTCATGGTCAGGTATGGTAGATGACGTAGGTGATCAGCGCGAGCCCGAGCAACTGGGTCAGGTTGGTCAGGACCGTCACCGTCCCGAGGCCCGTCCCGGTCAGCGAGGTGAGGAGGACGTTCAGGAGCAGGGGTGCGCCGCTGAGGAGGAGGATGCCGGCGGCCAGACCGGGCAGGGCGACGTCGCCCGTCTGGCTGTACCCCTGGATTCCCTTAACGAGGATGACGACGGAGAGGACGACGGACACCAGGATGCCCAGGAACGTCAGGAGGCTCAGCATCGTGGCGGATCCGGCCGTCGACTGGAGCACGAGCCCGGTCATTTGAGCCCCTCGAACAGTTCGGTAAAGCGGTCCGCCGCGTCGCGCTCGCGGCGCTCGATCTCTATCTGGTAGTCCCCGTCGTCCAGTTCGACCTCCAGCCGGGCGAGGCGGGCGCTGAACACTTCGTAGTGGTGGCCCTCCGGGTCCAGTTGCTGGGCGGCCTCGACCAGGTCCTGCTCGCGGAGGCGGTCGAGCCGTCGGTAGACGGTCGGCGGCGAGGCGTCACACCGCTCGGCCAGTTCTGAGGCCGACATTGGCTCGATGCTCGTGGCCGCGAGGATGGCCCGGGCGTACTCGTCGTCGAGCAGTTCGACGACCGTCGCCAGCTCGGTTTCCTCGCTCATCGCTCGCGGTTACAGCCGGCGACCCCGAGTCGATGGACGGTCTAGAGACACGATTCACCTGCGAGTGTTCGGCCTGGGTATAAAAAAGCGCGCGTCACGGTTTCCGGCCCGGAAACTGTGCGAGGCTGGTTTTCTTGTACGGGTGTTTCAGTCAGGACGCAATGACGACGCGACCCCCAGCACTCCGTAGTATCGCCCTCCCACCGGTCCGGACGCGCCCGCCGGGGGTGATCGTATGAAGCGCGCTGCCACCCTCGCACTCGCCGCGCTCGTCCTCGCGAGTGCCGTGACGGTCGGCGCGGGTTCCGCGGCCGCAGCGGGTGCGGCGTTCATCAGCGTCGACGTCGAGGCGACGCCGGACCCGGCCCCGCCGGGGAGCGAGGTCACCGTCTCGACCACCGTCGAGAGCATGCACGACGACGGCCAGCCCTACAAGCTCCAGCGGGTGGAGCTCCAGGAGACCAGGAACGGCAGCGACGATGCGGTGGACAGCGAGAACCCCTCGCAGTTCGTCCAGGGCGGCGATTCGGTCACCGTGAACCTCACCGAGGAGTTCGACCAGACCGGTGAGTTCGACCGCTACGTCCACCTCCGGTTCGTCTCCAGCACCGGCGACGTGGTCGAGATGGTGCGGCCCGTGACCGTCTCTATCGGCCAGTCTCACCCGGCGACGTCGCTGTCGGCCGGGCAGGCCAGCGCCACCGGGAAGACCGACCTCTCGCTGACGGTGGCGAACGGCCTGCCCAAGGAGGTCCGCGGCGTCACGGTCGAACTCGCGAGCGACGACGTCACGCTCCTGGAAGAGCGCCACGTCGTCTCGTCGCTCCAGCCCGGGAACGAGGCCGTTGTCGACGTCCCCGTCCGGAACGTCTCGACCGGGACCAAGACCGTCGAGGCGGAGCTGACCTACCTGACCGCCGACGGCGAGTCCCGTAGCGTGACCCAGACCCTCTCGGCCACCGTCGAGGACCAGGGCCAGCCGGCCGAGATCGACGTCACCGGCAAGCACGTGACGCAGGAAGGCGACCAGGTTGTCGTCCGCGGCAGCGCGAGTAACGTCGGCTCGACCAACGCCTCCAGCGTGAAGGTGGCCGTCCAGGGCGGCGACCGCGTCGCGCCGGCCCAGAACCAGGCGTCGTTCTTCGTCGGCGAGGTCGCCGCGAGCGACTACTCCTCCTTCGAGGTCCACGGCCGCCTCACCGAGGAGACCAACGAGACCGTCACCATCCCGCTCCAGCTCAGCTACACCGTCGACGGCGACCAGGTGACGCGGACCATCGACGTCGAGTACACGCCGCGGACGACGCCGGACCAGTCGACCCAGCGCAACTCCGGCCTGCTCGTGCCCGCGCTCGGCGGCCTCGTCGTCGTGGCCGTCGTCGGTGGCCTCGGCTGGCGGCGGTTCCGGTAGGTGGTCACGATGGCTGTGATCAGCGCCGCGAACGCGGTCAAGGAGTACGAGTCCGGGTCGAAGACGCTCCGGGCCCTCAAGGGCGTCGACGTGTCGGTCGACCCCGGCGAGTTCGTCGCCGTCGTCGGCCCCAGCGGGAGCGGCAAGTCCACGCTGTTGAACCTGCTGGGGATGCTCGACGTCCCCACCGAAGGGGCCGTGACGGTGGCCGGCGAGCGGCTCTCCGAGCTGTCGAAGCGCGAGCGGACGAACCTCCGGCGTGACACCGTCGGCTTCGTCTTCCAGAGCTTCTTCCTGATACCGACGCTAACGGCTCGCGACAACGTCACCGTCCCGGGGCTCGTCCACGGCGACCGCTCGGCCCTCCAGGACAGGGCAGAGACCCTGCTCGAACGCGTCGGGCTGGGCGACCGGCTGAACCACTACCCCAACGAACTGTCGGGCGGCCAGAAACAGCGCGTCGCCGTCGCCCGCTCGCTCGTCAACGAGCCCGACATCCTGCTGGCCGACGAGCCGACCGGCAACCTCGACCAGGACACCAGCGACCAGGTGCTCGACGTGTTCGGCCGCATCGCCGCCGAAGACGACGTGGCCATCGCCACGGTGACCCACGACCCGCAGGTCACCGAGTACGCAGACCGGGTCGTCGAACTCGTCAACGGGAGGATCGAGTCGTGATCGACAACTGGCTCGGGCGGCGGTTCCCGATGCTTGCGTTCGCCCGGAACAACCTCTCCCGAGCGCGCGCCCGGACGGCCCTCGCGATGGCCGGCATCACCATCGGCGTCCTCGCCATCGCGTCGCTGGGCATGGGCGGCGTCGCCTTCCAGCAGTCGATCCTGCAGGGTGCCGACACCGTCACCCAGAGCGTCTGGCTGACGCCCGGCGAGGACGCGGACTTTGCGGCCTTCGAGGAGCGACACCTCGAGGAAGTCCGGCAGTACGTGGACCATCCCGTGTACACGATGCAACAGGAGAGCGCCGGCGTCGAGGCGAAGAAGGCCAGTACCGGGGCGACGATATACGGGTTCTCGCACCCGGGCGAGTTCGCGACGGCGGACACCGGGCAGATTCCGGACAACTGGCGCTCCGGCGCGCTGGTCGGGCCCGATCTGGCGGACAGCCTCGACGTTCAGACGGGCGACAGCGTCGTCGTCGACGGCGAACGGCACCGGATCCTCGCCGTCCTCGAACCCACCCCGCAGTCGTCGTTCGTCCGGACAGACAACGCCGTCCTGTTGCCACCGTCCCAGTTCGACCGGTCGACCTACGACCTCCTGATGGTCCGGACGGACAGCCCGAACGAGGCCTTCGAGACCTCGGAGGATCTGGATGG contains the following coding sequences:
- a CDS encoding COG1361 family protein, producing MKRAATLALAALVLASAVTVGAGSAAAAGAAFISVDVEATPDPAPPGSEVTVSTTVESMHDDGQPYKLQRVELQETRNGSDDAVDSENPSQFVQGGDSVTVNLTEEFDQTGEFDRYVHLRFVSSTGDVVEMVRPVTVSIGQSHPATSLSAGQASATGKTDLSLTVANGLPKEVRGVTVELASDDVTLLEERHVVSSLQPGNEAVVDVPVRNVSTGTKTVEAELTYLTADGESRSVTQTLSATVEDQGQPAEIDVTGKHVTQEGDQVVVRGSASNVGSTNASSVKVAVQGGDRVAPAQNQASFFVGEVAASDYSSFEVHGRLTEETNETVTIPLQLSYTVDGDQVTRTIDVEYTPRTTPDQSTQRNSGLLVPALGGLVVVAVVGGLGWRRFR
- a CDS encoding ABC transporter permease; this encodes MIDNWLGRRFPMLAFARNNLSRARARTALAMAGITIGVLAIASLGMGGVAFQQSILQGADTVTQSVWLTPGEDADFAAFEERHLEEVRQYVDHPVYTMQQESAGVEAKKASTGATIYGFSHPGEFATADTGQIPDNWRSGALVGPDLADSLDVQTGDSVVVDGERHRILAVLEPTPQSSFVRTDNAVLLPPSQFDRSTYDLLMVRTDSPNEAFETSEDLDGSLNPGRDERYEVNDAEQLIDQFNQQMATINTFLLAIGGISLVVASVSIFNVMLMSAIERKEEIGVLRAVGYHRLDVLRLMLAEAILLGLGGAFVGVVLSVLLGMAINAELLSDPLAFTTEALQYAVMGFVFGTLASFLSGLYPAWKAANARPVEALRD
- a CDS encoding ABC transporter ATP-binding protein → MAVISAANAVKEYESGSKTLRALKGVDVSVDPGEFVAVVGPSGSGKSTLLNLLGMLDVPTEGAVTVAGERLSELSKRERTNLRRDTVGFVFQSFFLIPTLTARDNVTVPGLVHGDRSALQDRAETLLERVGLGDRLNHYPNELSGGQKQRVAVARSLVNEPDILLADEPTGNLDQDTSDQVLDVFGRIAAEDDVAIATVTHDPQVTEYADRVVELVNGRIES